The genomic interval ttagttttggtcaattttacatttacacttgttttttgaactccatatattttaaaaaaattttaaacaaaaaatgatatatatacacacacaccgattggccacaacattaaaaccacctgcctaatattgcgtaggtccccctcgtgccgccaaaacagcgccaacccaacaccaacaatcatgccatgctccaaatcactgagatcacattttatccccattctgatggttgatgtgaacattaactgaagttcctgacccgtatctgaatgattttatgcactgcactgctgccacatgattggctgattagataatcgcatggataattgttggtgccagacgggctggtttgagtatttctgtaactgctgatctcctgggattttcacacacaacagtctctagaatttactcagaatggtgccaaaaacaaaaaacatccagtgagcggcagttctgtggacggaaacgtcttgttgatgagagaggtcaacagagaatggccagactggtttgaactgacaaagtctacgataactcagataaccactctgtacaattgtggtgagaagaatatcatctctgaatgctattatgCTGTAAGTGTTACATATGAACATTATGAAGAGTGTGACACTCACCTGTTGTAAGACGAGAGCCTTCAATGTAGCATCACTCACTTTCTGATCAGCTTTTACCTCCAGTCTCACTATCTGCCTTTTCAGCTTCACTGTGGGTAAAACATACACAATATCAATTTGATACTTCAAAAAGATCcccagcgaaaaaaaaaaaaaaaaaaaaaagcagcctacgggattggaacaacataagggtgagtaaataatgagaattttcatctatgggtgaactattcctttaaagattttgtcatattttttccaacagtaagaagaagaagaagaagaagaagaagaagaagaaaaaaaagaataaacaaaaacaagttaagctcagaccTACCAGTGTCACAATAGAAGTAAAGAGTTTTAGAGCAGATGTAGTCCTCAATGTAACCTGTATAATCTACAGAAGCACAGTCTTCATTTGGTCCAATCAGATGTTGAACAGTCACTTCAGTTGAGGATGTAAAGTTGGCCTGGTCGGACCATTTCCATTTGTCCCTGAATAAACCAATCCAGACCGCATCTGCAATCACTGGGATCATCTCTGTTAACAGGTCATTGTCAGTTTGATTTCTAATGGTGACCAGGTCTGTATAACGCTTTCTGCAGTGTGTCTGTGCTTCAAGCCATGTTTTTACCTTAGTAACTAAAACATATGTGTCTGTACTGTTGCTCTGATCtgtgaaaatacaaaataaaaagtcaaattgTTAAAGCATGACAagctaaaatatgtttttctcTCCGAGGTGAATTGTGTCATTTTTGTATGTTAAATTAAGTAAGCCACTGGTAAGTTGACTTCCTAAAAAGTGCAAATGCtgactctgtggtgctataaaatatTGCTCTGTGTTTGAGCATCCTGTCAAGCCTGACGGCAACACtgtgtgcatttacatgcacaactaAACGCTTTGACGGACTTCGTGTTTGCTAGTTTTAAGTGGCAGATGCCTTATGTCTGGGAGCGAAAGCGTGTCACAAAGTAGCCAATCATTTCAACCTAGAATGACATTattataacatatttttttttcaaagtgacTTTTATGTGCCGTGTTCTTTcgttttcctggtgaaattaacattagagACACTATTCActctcacacaaatcacgagtacaaagGCTGATTGTGTCTTTATAAcaggggcgtagtttccaggggggatgaGGGGGAggtaagccccccccccccgcccaatTATCAAAACAAGCaggtacaccccccccccccatatttataccatgatcaattgaaacatgtagatgcttcacgctgcaacccccccccccccccccaatattcaagccagATCTATGACCttgctttataaacacttatttttcacaaaaTTACTCACACAGAACTATGTTATTGCTTTTCATTTAGCCTTTTGTGTTAGGAGagtatctgttaggtttaggtgttggtttggtgtaagtatgtctgttttgtttcttcTCATTTTCTTTTAAGAAACTATTGTTTAGGTTaaggttaaaggtttaggttagggaggtacttttactcattaaaacatctaatattcaccttaaaaaatgATCTGATTACGACATaattttactcacttttggcgccccccgctggatatttcactgggaaactgcagcaaaacatttaATGAAGCGTGTTTGTGCGAGGCGATTATCTGATGTGGTGCGAGATGCGAGGTGATTGTCTGTGTTTAGCGACTGCTGTTAGGTctttgaataataaataataaagagtTTCTGGTGCCCTAAACAAACTACATAATCCAGTATGCATATAGGGAGTGGCAGTTCTGTTTGATAGTAACCGTCATTGTGGTTTAAGGAGGCTGTATGTTGTGTTAAAAATTAACACTACAACACGTGTtattctgaaaacaaaaagaaacaaatgaaacatgaaaTGCAGGCTGTCAGCCGCTCAACCTCGCAACACAACCCAAGTAAAAGAGGGTGCATttaccgaaagtgaagcgctgcttgAAATTGTGTACTGCACACCTGGCTTGGCTTGCACACGTTGTGCAGGCTCGTCACACTTAAACTTTGTGTTTAGCCTCCCAAACCGCTCAAGAAAACGTTATCAtgaagaaggattacatcaagatgtagattaaaATGCAGATGTGAGGGACTATAAACATAAAATAGTCCAattctctctcgctgttgcttgcgtgccagtgattacctctCTGTGTGCCAATGTTagtaggttgccaacccctgatcTATGTGATAATCTTCTTTGCCACTTCACAACTCAGTGACTGTCGAGTGAAATCTGAAtatatttaccagccagtggctaataacagacattattagttgcatagtgtgaaatttgtgatttactcacattgtaAAAGGTTGCGTAATTGACCTGTTGGAAAATtgaatttgtgctattttttACATAGGTTAGCAATGATTGTTTCGTTTAattgtgaataatgacttaaatttcagtctgttcatcatacagaGTGACTGTATGCCTTTTGAAAAACttagaatatgatgcacaagtctcacagactacttttatgacagttTTAGGTGCTTTTTGAGGGATGTGAACAAGTTCCGGTAATCAAATAATCAAGTAATCATTCAACACCAACTAATCGACTATTAGAAGCACTGTGCAAAAATCGCAAGTTGATTTTATTTAGCGCATTTGCCTGCCttgaattatactgtattttccctctgaatctctcaccaaaccTCGCAGTTACAATTAAGTCATTATTGCATTGAGAATCATaatgaaaagtaattaaaattgaattaatgcatattatatagacagacacagtgggtgtgccgtcaagcctcggagaggtatttattggaaataataattaacagaaaatgtCCAAAATGGGGAATAAAGTGTCCATGGGGAAAAGTTTCCAAAATGAAGGGGGATCTGGTGTCCCCGCGGTGAATGGGGCTTTGTAAAGGAAGGTAAGTGAACAAAGGAATGGTCCAGGATATGGGTGGGGTCAGACGGCCACGATGCACTCCCCTGATTAAACGCTTCTGCTATGACttgaataaatgcataaatatattaaCGTTAAGCTGAACATTAAAAGCAAATGTTGATGTCCTTACTATGGGGCTATAGAGGAAGAGTCatttcctgtttcactcagaaatctACTTACAGAAGCAACAaatggcatttcatgttgactttagaaTTTCTGGAAAATGTTTTGATTGCAGGCACAAATTTGCATCATACACTGCAATAATTATGTTATAAAGAAAAAGTGTACATATTTCTTACCATCATAACACACAAAAAATCTTAGTTCACTGCAGGACAAGTCATTCCAAAGTCCGTCAGATCTTAAAACAACACACTCCTGTCCTGCACCATAGTTATTTGGCTGTTCTGACCACCAGTTATCAAATGTTTTGTTCTCATCTTCATAAGACCACCGCCAGCCATTGATGTCATTGTAGAGTCCAGTCCAGGCACttaaagaaaatagatttttatcTGCTTCTTTTTGCAGACTTTGGAAGTTTTCATCACTTTGAACAGTGGCCAGATCAACATGGTGCTTTCGGCAGTAAGCTTGAGCATCTCCCCATGTCTTTAACTCTTTAATTAGAATGTAGTCATGTGTGTTGCACAAAGTTAGTGACAGGACTCctgagaatagaatagaatagaatacaatagaatagaatagagatcTAGTTTAGAGCACTGGTGGGTCAAAACTAAGGCTGCACaatttggcaaaaaaataaaaattaaaatgtgtttatttggtCAAATATTGCAATTGTGATACAAACTGTGAAATGATGAACATTTAGCATCTCACATTGCTGCGGCTAAGATAtcaaagcgaaaaaaaaaaacatttttgaaacaacttgattattattaatttaataataaatactaaTATTACTAAAAACAACAATTGTTATCATGAATACAAATATGCATATATGTAATGTTATAGTATTGATGATTGAAAAGCTTTTTAAGATGAAACCTGTAATGGATTgaataaaaatactgatttttaGTACAGTATATTTCATAATTAATTGTGAACTTTAATTGTAAAGTTTGCTTTTGTTTCAATTTTGTTGCCTTTTGTAAAGCGGTTACATACACCAACTCTTACCTGACAGAGAAAGGATAAAGAGCCAAATTTGTTCCATCACTTCCAACCTGCCAGTGGTGTTATCACTGTTGGGGGgttggaaataaaataaataaataaataaatatatatatatatatatatatatatatataccagccacaacattaaaaccactgacaggtgaagtgaataacaattattatctcattacaatggcacctgtcaaggggtgtgtaatgtttaatgtgtgtgttcatgtatatcatgtcttattttgtattctagttcctgtttcatgtcatgtgttccttagtcatgtgatgtcctgttttccctccatgttcatgtgtcttgttttcattggttcattgtcttatcttgttatcagttctgtctgttcattggtcatttttgtcatgtgttctcccatgtctagtatttaagccctcatgttttccattgtcccttgtcaggtattgttgaatgtaactttggttgtgtttgGTAGCACAGTCATAGTttacatgggagaacacatgacaaaaatgaccaatgaacagacagaactgataacaagataacaagacaatgaaccaatgaaaacaagacacatgaacatggagggaaaacaggacatcacatgactaggtaACACgtcatgaaacaggaactagaatacaaaataagacatgatatacatgaacacataaattaaacattacatatcccccccactaggggcggctcccgacgccccaaaacatgaacaaacacataacatgacatagttccaaagttgtgtagggagctggggggggtgtcttgaggtgtggggcgtggtctGGCGAGACAGGGgttggggcatgggaccagggcagagtcaatggaaggtggggccctgagaggctcgaggggtggagctgtggaaggtggggttgtgagagacttgaggggcggagccttggaaagcggagccgtgagaggcttgaagtgtgacaccatggaacttggtgcccggagagtagctgaagactcgaagagccagggtggagccgatggcagggaggaccaaggtggtgctggaggctcggaggagcaaggtggagctgggggatcggaagactgaggcagagccggtgggactgaggaccaaggcggagctgtaggGAAGAAGATCCCCGGAggagctgacggatcggagggacaaggtgcagccagaggattggagagccaaggcggagccaggtgactgacagaccaaggaggagctggagggaccaGGGACTCCGGCaaagctgacaggctgaaggaccacagtggagccgagggaacgcagagctgaggcaatatcgagggaccgacaggccaaggaggagtccagggctcggagggtccaggcggggtcggagggttgaaagttccccttgcctgctcaggagaactaagggcttggcggccatgacgtggaactctggctcagcaggccatgtcgtggaactctggctcagagGCCAtttcgtggaactctggcttggcatccacctcccccacagtgaacgtggaaccaataatctgcagggcgaggtgatatattgagccaggttgtgggtactctgaccacctggcatcagaaaagagatgggctcattcagtccaaatcggaaacagtccttgagggccacctcattaaaatccacctggcatgccagagcgcaaaagttTTCTACATAATCCTCCATGGGACGACTCCCCTGTTgtaggcggaggagctggattgctgggttcattgtaggtcaggtattctgtaacgatgctgctagcactgacaatgatgaagacgatgacgatggaatgaagaacccaagtgcaatttattaaacaaaagtgatATCCAAATAACCCTAActttaaacatgaaacataagcataaacatgaacttgacttgacatggccgccgtgcacttgggttcttcattccaTTGTCATCGTCTCCATCACTGTcagtgccagcaacatcgttacagGGTGGGATTTATTAgtcagcaagtgaacagtcagttcttgattttcatttgttggaagcaggaaaaatgggcaagcataaggatctgagcgactttgacaagggccaatttGTGATGGCTAGACGGCTGGGTCagggcatctccaaaacggcaggtcttgttgGGTGTTCcaggtatgcagtggttagtacctaccaaaagtggtccaaagaaggacaaccggtgaaccagcgacagggtcatgggtgcccaaggctcattgatgtgcatgAGGAGTGAAAGCTAGCCTGTCTGGTTCGATcacacagaagagctactgtaggacaaattgctgaaaaacttaatgctgaccCCTGACCactgccgaaagcacctacaatgggcatgtgagcgtcagaactggaccatggagcaatggaagaaggtggcctggtctgatgaatcacattttcttttagatcatgtggacgatGGGTACATGTGCGTCGTTTACATGGGGTAGAGGtagcagcaggatgcaccatgggaagaaggcaggctggcggagggagtgtgatgctctgggcaatgttctgctgggaaaccttgggtcctgccATTCATgttgatgttactttgacacgtaccacctacctaaagattgttgcagaccatgtacaaccctttatggcaacagtattcactgatggcagtggcctctttcagcaggatattgcactctgccacactgcaaaaaaaattcaggaatggtttgaggaacatgacaaagagttcaaggtgttgattggcctccaaattcaccagatctcaatctggttgagcatctatgggatgtgctggaccaacaagtctgatccatggaggccccaccttgcaaattacaggacttaaaggatctgctgctaatgtcttggtgccagatcctaaatgacaccttcagaggtcttgtagagtccatgcctcgacgggtcagagctgttttggcagcatgagtgGGACCTACAttatattaggcagatggttttaatgttgtagctgatcggtatATGACACTATTTGATGTGCACATTTAATATATTCCACTCtttagaatagtttttttttgtttttttttctgtgtttgcaTTATTCAAGATAGCCAGCTAATTTATATcatattgtcattttctatattaaacacatataaagttacattaaaaactgaaactgtttaaagaaacatttatatatatatatatatacatatatatatatatattcatttatttacaaataaataaaatgggtttataatataaaatcaataattcTG from Myxocyprinus asiaticus isolate MX2 ecotype Aquarium Trade chromosome 1, UBuf_Myxa_2, whole genome shotgun sequence carries:
- the LOC127447935 gene encoding macrophage mannose receptor 1-like isoform X1 is translated as MEQIWLFILSLSGVLSLTLCNTHDYILIKELKTWGDAQAYCRKHHVDLATVQSDENFQSLQKEADKNLFSLSAWTGLYNDINGWRWSYEDENKTFDNWWSEQPNNYGAGQECVVLRSDGLWNDLSCSELRFFVCYDDQSNSTDTYVLVTKVKTWLEAQTHCRKRYTDLVTIRNQTDNDLLTEMIPVIADAVWIGLFRDKWKWSDQANFTSSTEVTVQHLIGPNEDCASVDYTGYIEDYICSKTLYFYCDTVKLKRQIVRLEVKADQKVSDATLKALVLQQLQKTLENQGLTEDVTMTWREQQDGKVFQKTKKFVPESRREGEHREVGFPGSDGRLTMPPLPQ
- the LOC127447935 gene encoding macrophage mannose receptor 1-like isoform X2, yielding MEQIWLFILSLSGVLSLTLCNTHDYILIKELKTWGDAQAYCRKHHVDLATVQSDENFQSLQKEADKNLFSLSAWTGLYNDINGWRWSYEDENKTFDNWWSEQPNNYGAGQECVVLRSDGLWNDLSCSELRFFVCYDDQSNSTDTYVLVTKVKTWLEAQTHCRKRYTDLVTIRNQTDNDLLTEMIPVIADAVWIGLFRDKWKWSDQANFTSSTEVTVQHLIGPNEDCASVDYTGYIEDYICSKTLYFYCDTVKLKRQIVRLEVKADQKVSDATLKALVLQQIHSLSCTFGRWHDTQVRNSWIMTKSSHFPQKKSGTPMNVCISKNDLI